The genomic window CCTTGTGAGTAAAGACAGGCCGTGCTGCTGTCCTAGGAGTTGATTTTCTTGGTGCAAAGTGAGGAGTAGTTAGGGCCCTAACCaggggggtgaggaggggtgaggaggctgAGAGTCCTCGGAAGCTGAAGTGGGCGTGAGCTGAGGAAGGAGTCCAGCCCGGAGAGCACGGGGCAGGCGCGGTGTGGTGTGTTGTGGTGGGTCCCGCAGGGCTGTGTCAGCCGAGAACACAGGGCAGGTGTGGTGTGGTGTTGGTGGGTCCCGCAGGGCTGTGTTAGCCGGGGAGTTGGGTTTTCTGTTGCTGCAACTGCACTCAGTTCTGGTGGCTGGGAGGTCCCAGGCCAGGAGGTtgcactggggccggtgctgtggtgtggcaggtagagccgccgcctgcagtgccagcatcccagatgggtgctggtttggatcccggctgctccacttccgatccagctctctgctaaggcctgggaaagcagcagaagacggcccaagtccttgggcccctgcgcctttgtgggagacccagaagaagctcctggctaaggatcggcacagctctggccattatggccatctggggagtgaaccagcggatgaagacctctttctctccctctccctccctccctccctctctctctctctctccctccctccctccctccctccctccctctctctctctctctctctctctctcttcctctgttgtcttcctgcctctgtaactgccattcaaataaatcttaaaaaaaaaaaaaattgtgttttttggTGGAGACTGCAGAGTCCCGGCTGGCACCAGGTGTCACACGAGGAGAGTGGTGTGTGCAGGACAGGCAGGTGGTTCTCCGGTAACTCCAGAACCCGGGAAAGAAGCGGCGCGTTCACAGGCAAGGCCGTGACCCTGCACCTTTTGGTGGGTGTGTGTGGTTCACCTCTTACTGCGTCATAGCTGCACGTAAGGATTggagcttccatgtgctggtgcctccccagatggctgcagcagcccagccagagccaggcgccgcttccagacatttgggccacctgctgccgcCTCCCCAGGCCACTGAGCTGGGAGCGAGGGGGGAAGTGGAGCgtccaggactccagctggccctGTGTGTGCCGCGGTGTCGTCCGGGCGAGGAGGCAGCCGTCGCGGCATCACTGACAGTAGTGGGGATGTGGATTCAACTCCGAGCATGGCTTCGGAGATGCGATGTTGTCAGGTGCAGCCCCCGGGCTGGGTAGGGGGGGGGAGGCCGAGGCCTGGCCCAGTCGGCCCGGGAGCCCAGTCCAGTCTCTGACTTGAGTTAGGGACTGGAGCTGTCCCCACCAGGAGCGTGAGCAGTCGCCCAGCGCCCTGATGTGCTGGCCCAGGGGATGACTTAGTGCCCTCCCTGCCTGTCCCGGGTGTCTTGGCACTGTGCAGTCACCGCCCCAGCACTGATGATGGCCCAGCAACGCCACCACGCCCAAGCTCCACCTGCCTGTGTCCTTGGCTCCCAGTGTGGAGTCCGCCATGATAATACGTGGAAGACATTTACTGCGAAGTAGAGGCAAGGGGCGGGAGGGGGGGAGCGTGGGTGCAGACGTTAGAAATGCCCCAGCGTGCACTGGGCTAGGCGGGCTGCTGCCGTCTCGCCCTTTCTTCCGCTCAGCCCCGTGCTTCCCAGTGTCCCCTGgcagcctggctgctcctgcAGGGCAGGAACCCATCTCCTCTCCCAAGGCTGCCCAGTTCCCTGCTTAGTGATgaattcaggggccggcgccatggcatagtgggtaaagctgccgcctgcagtcctggcatcccccgtgggcgctggttcgagtcccggctgctccacttccgatccagctctctgctatggcctgagaaagcagccgaagatggcccaaatgcttgggcccctgtacccgtgggagacctggaagaagctcctgactcctggctttggatcggcgcagctccggctgatgtggcccattagggagtgaaccagcggctggaagacctctctctctgcctctcctctctctttgtaactctttcaaataaataaatcttttaaaaaaatgatttcaagccggcgccgtggctcaataggctaatcctccaccttgcggcgccggcacaccgggttctagccccggttggggcgccggattctgtcccggttgcccctcttccaggccagctctctgctatggccagggagtgcagtggaggatagcccaggtgcttgggccctgcaccccatgggagaccaggaaaagcacctggatcctggctcctgccatcggatcagcgcggtgcgccagctgcagcggcggccattggagggtgatccaacggcaaaaggaagacctttctctctctctctctctctctctcactgtccactctgcctgtcaaaaaataaaaaaaaaaataaaataaaaaaataaaaaaaataaaaaaaaataaaaaatgatttcagCCGGCACTGCTCAGTTTTGCGGTGCGACCACCAGGGGGCGGGCTGGCACAGACGGGACACTCGTGGCGCCCTAGCGCTGCAAAGGGGGCGGGGCTTCCGAGTGTGGGCGGAAGTTGCCGAGAGCCCTTGTCAGCCTGGCATGGACTAACGCTCGGAAGGCTCCGCGACGAAGCGGAAGTAACCGAGGAGGCGCCGGAAGTTGGCCCGCGGCGCGCGTGACGTCCGCGGCGCGCATGCGCTGCCAGTTGCCATGGAGCCGGCCGGGCCGTGCGGCTTCTGCCCGGTTGGGGAGACGCGGGCCGCGCGCTACACCTGCCCGCGCTGCAATGCGCCCTACTGCTCGCTGCGCTGCTATCGGGCGCACGGGCCCTGCGCCGAGGACTTCTACCGCGACCAGGTGCTGGGGGAGCTTCGCGGCCGCAGCGCCTCGCCCAGCCGCCTGGCCAGCGCCCTGCGCCGGCTGCGTGAGCAACGCGAGACCGAGGACGAGCCCGAGGTAGCAGGCCTCAGCCCGGGCCCCGCACCCGGCGGACTTTCGGGACTCTGGGAGCGGCTGGCACCTGCCGAGAAAGCGGCCTTCGAGCGGCTGCTGAGCCGCGGCGAGGCCGGgcggctgctgcctccctggcggCCGTGGTGGTGGGGGCGCGGGGACGGACCCCGGCTCGTGGAGGCGGTGGGGGACGCCGCGGAGCCCGAGCCGGATCTGGAGCCggagcccgcccgcccgcccgccgtgCCCGCCCGCATCCCCGCGCTGGCCAGCCTGAGCCGCAGCCCGGCCTCGCCGCTCGTGCGCTTCCAGCTGCCCAACGTGCTGTTCGCCTACGCGCACGCCCTGGCCCTGTACCACGGCGGCGGCGACGACGCGCTGCTCCCCGACTTCTGCGCCACGCTGCTCGGCGTTTCCGGAGCGCTGGGCGCCCAGCGAGTCTTCGCCTCTAGCGAGGAGGCCCTGCAGGCCGCAGCCCACGTCCTGGAAGCCGGCGAGCACCCGCCCGGGCCCCTGGGGACGCGGGGCGCCATGCGAGAGGCCGGCCGCATCCTGCTGGGCCGGGGCCCCGCCGACCCCAAAGGCTACACGCTGGCCGCGCTGGGGCACCTGGCTCGGACCCTCGGCCGTGCCCGGAAACAGACCGCGGCTGGCGAAGACCGAGATCGCCTCTACCGCGCCCGGAAAAAGTGCCAGTACCTGCTGGCCTGGGCCAACGAGAACGAGGCGGCCCTCGGGCCCCTGGCTGTGGACTGCGCCAGGGCGCACGGCGCGCACGCGGCGGCCGCGGAGGAGGTGGCCGCCCTGGCCGGGGAGCTGGAGCGGCTGTGGGGCGGCCCtgtgccccccgccccacctgccccaggggcTCTCATTGAAGAGCTCCCTGGCTGACCTGGGGGGCTTGGCCTCAATAAAGCGGAGATTGGCCCTGCCCGGAGTGACAGCTCAGTTGTCCCGCCCAGCCCCGGGCTCTCGGGCCCACGGCGTGTCCCAGCCTTGCCCTGCCCCAGAATGGAACGGAAGCGGGCGGCGACTTGGAGCCGTTTATGCAGGGGAGGAGGGGTCTCCGCCGGGGCGCGGGCGCTCAGTAGACGTAGGGCACGATGCGGTGCGGCACGCGCCGGCAGTACTCCAGCCACGCGCGGCCGTACTTCTGCAGGCACTGCCGCTCGTCGCGGGCCTCCCGGTGCACCAGCAGCGCCGTGAAGTAGATGATGTAGAAGTAGGGCAGCAGGTGCGACAGCCCTGCGGGGAGGGGCCGCAAGGGTCTCCACGCTGTCCGGCCGGGCGggggaggcccagggccagcgGGGGCCGCCCCTCCGCCGGGGCACTCACCGCAGGGCAGGGACCAGGCCAGGGCCATGAGGAGGTCCCCGAGGTAGTTGGGGTGGCGGACCATCCCCCACCACCCAGACACCAGCAGCCTCCGCCCCGTGGCCGTGGGGATGGTCTCCAGGTCTGAGGAGAGACGGGCAGGGGGCGGGTCACTCGGTGACGGCTGCCACAGCCACGGCCCCCGGAGACCCGGCTCACCTGCCACCCGCGGGTCCGAAGGGTTCTTTCGGAAAGTGTTTTTCTGGGAGTTGGCCCCGCGGAAGATGTAGTAGCCGACCGCTGTGGGGAGAGATGCGTGGTCAGGGCTGGCGGTCAGGGCTGCCTGCCCGACCCCGGggacccccagcccggcccccggAGCCAGCGCCCGGCCTGAGGCTCCGCACCTACCTAGTGGGTGCTGAATGGCCCGAGTGACTGAAAGGGGGAGGGACAGTAGTGGGCGGGGCTGCCGCCCTTTGCTGACTGACCATTGAGGAGGCAGATGGCCGAGGCCATGGGCAGCCCCAGCGGCTGAGGGTGGTGCAGCAGGAACTGGGCCTGCAGGCTGTAGGTGAAGGGGACCCACGCCAGGTCCCCGAAAGCCAGCATGAAGCCAAAGCCGTCGTGCGTGATGTCCATGGTGGTGAGCACAGCCTCCTGCAGCGACAGGGCCAGGgcgcccagctcagccccacgGGGTCCCGGGTGGTCTGGATGTCCCCGCTCAGCCCCACGGGGTCCCGGGTGGCCTGGGCGCCCCGGCTCAGCCCCACGGGATCCCGGGTGGCCTGGATGTCCCCGCTCAGCCCCACGGGGTCCTGGGTGGCCTGGATGTCCCTGCTCAGCCCCACGGGGTCCCGGGTGGCCTGGGCGCCCCCGCTCAGCCCCACGGGATCCCGGGTGGCCTGGATGTCCCCGCTCAGCCCCACGGGGTCCTGGGTGGCCTGGGTGTCCCCGCTCAGCCCCACAGGGTCCCGGCTCAGCCCCACGGGGTCCCGGGTGGCCTGGATGTCCCCgggcagcccagctcagccccacgGGGTCCCGGGTGGCCTGGATGTCCCTGCTCAGCCCCACGGGGTCCCTGGGTGGCCTGGGCACCCCGCTCAGCCCCACGGGGTCCCTGGGTGGCCCGGCTCAGCCCCACGGGGTCCCGGGTGGCCCGGCTCAGCCCCACAGGTCCCCAGCCACCCGGCCCGCCTCACCTCGTTCCACAGCGCGTCTGCCACGTAGAGCAGCTGGAAGCCGTTGACCAGCCACATGGCCAGCGAGGGGCTCCCCCGCAGCTCGGCCTcctgcagcagcagggccaggttgatgaggacctggggcaggggacagggcagtCGGCTCCAGCTcttctcccagcccctctgccgtGGACCCAGGGGCTGGCGTGGGCCACCTCCGGAGGACTTCCCGGCCTTGTCCTGGCGGGCAGCGGCCAGATGCGCCATCCCACCCGTTCTGCTCCAGGCTCGGACGCTCAGCTTCCGCGCTCGCCCCTGTGCGGACAGCAGGGTGACTGGGCCCTGCCTCTTGGAGCTGACTGAGGACTCCGTGGTGCAGCGCGTGTGCCCGGCACACGGAAGGCCGACGCACCAGATCcagggtgggcacttggcaccCCTGCCTGAGGGTGAGGTCACTTCCAGGATAACACCCGCCCCCTGGGGTCGGTCACCTTGGCCATAGCCCGGCAGGGGTGGTTATAACCAGAGGACACAGCTGGGGTGACCGGGGATCAGTGCTAGGTCTGCACTGCCTGCGCGCTCTCCCActcccacagcgccccctgctgttCCCATCGGCTCTGCGCCTGGAACGCAGGCTCTCCCGCGGAGCCGTACCCAGGGCACACGGTGGATCAGCACGTGTCTGTCCACACACCAGGACCTCGGCCTGCCCAAGCGCTGCTCGCCCGGGCTCCCCCcggtcccggcccggcccggcccagcccggcgTACCCAGCCGATGAGGCCTGGCCGCAGCTCACAGAAATATTTGAAGTCGAAGGAGTAAATGCGAGGGTTGAGCTCCCGTCCCAGGAAAAAGTCGTAAATGGGGTTGCCTGGGGAATAAAGGGAGGTGAGGGGCAGGCGGGTGCCCCCAccggcctccagccccagcccactggGACCCCTCTCACCTGACTTCCCCCcgggggccagggctgaggcgGGGGCCGCCTGAGCTTTCAGGTAGAGAAGGAGACTGAAGACGAAGGCAGTGAGCGTGGCCGCGAATGCCAGGGGCAGCAGCATGTCGGGCAGCGCCCTCAGGGGCAGGCCGGCGGCCAGCCCCAGCACCACCAGCAGGGCCGTCAGCACCAGGGCCTGGAAGCCTGCGCGGAACCACGCAGTGAGCTCGCACCCCTGACGCCCCCTCCCACCCGGCCCGGGGCGCGGGGGGCCACAGACCTCCCCCCGCCACGGCTCGGACCACGCGGCAGCCGCAaacggggtgggggtgcggggagCAGTTCCCGCGCCTGTCCTGAGCCACAGAGGCACCCAGGGCCTGGGGGTCGGTGCTAGTCTCCGTGAACCTCCCCGCTAGACCTGACAGCCCACCACCCCCGCACAACTCCGGCGCAAGGGACCACCCTCCCCCCCAGGCACCGTTAATGGGGTAGCGCAGGCGACTCTTGTCCTTTAGCTCCTGCCCCTCGGCCACCTGCGGGTTCAAAGGGGGCCCTGATGAGGTCCGGGGGCGCCTTCTCCGCGGCcgaccccgccccccgccccccgcgtcCGCACACCTGGCGCGCCGGCAGCAGGTAGAGCGCCGCCTGCAGGCCGAGCCAGCCGAGCAGTAGCAGCAGCGCCCGAGGGCTCCACAGCGCCTCCAGCCCCGGCAGGTAGGGGGGCGGGCCCAGGAGGCGCGCCGGGCCCGAGCGGGCCACCAGCAGCAGGTGGATCATGGTGGCgggcagcagcaacagcaagACTGCGGCGCCTGCGGAGGGGCCGCGCGTCGGGCGTCCGCTGCCCACTTCTCCCCAGCCCCCGTGGGCGCACCGCCGTCGCCAGGGCTCGCTCAGCGCCCAGTCGCCCTCCTCCGCATCCCGTTCTTAGAGCCCAGCCGCCCCCTGCTCCGACGTCTTTTCCTGAATTCATCTTGGTCCCCAACCCCCCTCGAAGACCCGTCTcctgctcccccacctcccaggcctGCACTCCACAACCGCCTGAGCGCTGCCTCCCCCTACACACGCCCCTgtgccctcctgcctcccccgcccGCTCTCCCTCTACACACGCCCCCTGTACCCTCCTGCCTCCCGGTACCTCCCAAAGCCTCGGTCTTcagaccctgcccctcccccgctaACTCCTGTTCAGCTTctgtccccagcccccgcccccggccccatTACCCAGGGGCCCCCCGAATTCCAGCggggcctgggagctctgtgGGGCCATGGTCTCTCCTCTGTCGGGGCGGAGGCTCACAAAAGCCGGTCAAGGAAACACGGCCCGCCCCATCCCCCAGGAGCTGGGCTCGGTGCCACCGAGGATCCGGCCCCGCTGCGCCTGCACCTGTCTTGCTACAGCTCTGCAAGCGGCCGCTCCGGTCCCGAGAGCTTTAAGGGGACGCGCACCCTGCCCATCGTGGGCCCAGCACACCCGCCAATCGGCTCCCGGGGGCGGGCCCAACGCGAGCGACTCACAGCTCGGCCTCAAAACCCCACCCCCGGCGAGTTCCGCCCCGACCAGCGAGAAGGAGGAGGCCACACATGTTTATTAGGCAGGTCCAGAGAGCGGCCCGCGGGGGAGGGCCGCGAGCAGGGCACGCGCAGGACGGGGCAGCGGCCGGCCTAGCCGCGCTCGCAGATGACCTCGACGACGCTGGGCTCCATGGGCACTGGATCCGGGCAGCGCAGGGCGGCCGAGGCCACCACTTCgtccagcagcaggtgcaccagcTCCTCGTCGGCCACGAAGCGCCACAGGTAGAGCTGCAGGAAGTGGCAgtccacctgcacctgctgcagcccgaAGCGCCCGAAGGTGCGCAGCCGCACGCACTCCAGCAGCGTCTTCAGGCTGATCTTGATGATGCCCGTCAGCACCGACACCTGCAGGCGAGGCGGACACAGGCGCGGTCTGCCGGGGCCAGGGGGACAAGGTGCCGCAAGGGCAGGGAGTCCCAGGGCCacgtggggaggagggggcccgAGGGCCCCGCAATCGGGGGGCAGAGAGGCACCACTGCCCtacagggagctgggctggggcagagtgACTCTCGGGATCAGGACTGTGGGCACACGGGCCGGCGACGCTGGATGGCCGAGGCCGAGGGTCCCGCGGCTCTCAGgaggccgcccgcccgccccgccccgccagaCCTTGTTGAACTCGACGGGGCTGAACACGTCAATCCGCTCCGAGAACAGCTTCTGGATGTTGCTCAGGAGGTTGGTGTCCATCGGGGCACTGGGGGCGACACGGGATCAGCCCACCCTGCGCGCCTTCCTCGCCTGCCCACTTGGCCCGCAGCCTCCCCGCCCGGCCAGACCTGGGCGTGTAGCTGGGCGCATAGCGGCCCTGCTGCCGCGAGCTGCTGTACACGGAGAAGGTCCTCTTGCTCGAGTCGCTGCTCTGGGCCTTGCGGACGCCCTCTTCGTACAGGAGCCCCACCTGGCGGGGACAGGAGGTACTGCAGGGGGCCCGAGCCCGGCGAACCTCCAGCCCCCCAGGCGCCCTGGGGTCCGGGCGAATGCCCTGTTTCCCCCAAAGAATCACAGGGCGACCACTGAGCCGGGTATCTGCAGGCACCTGACCACTACTTACAGAactagggggaggggcagagtggCCCGAGGTCCCCTTTCATCATGAGCCCTGCCCCGAGTTTCCCGAGGGGATGCGAGGCCACGGACACAGGCACCTGGCCGCTGTGCCTCGGTCCTGAGAGCTGTGGCCCGGTTCCCCCAGCCTGTGGCGGGGCTCCCCGGCGGCCTGGGCCGGCACCTGCACATCAATGGCGGTCGTGTCCTCCACCACGCGCTTCATGACGGCGCGCACGTTCCGGGGCTCCAGGGTGCTGAGCCAGTCCCGCGTCTCCACGCTCTTGCGCAGCATCTGCGATATGACCAGGCCCTGCACCTTCACGTAGTGGGTCAGCAGCCGCCGCGCCGTCTCCCTGGCCTCTGCACACAGCGTGCTCACAGGCGTCACTGGAGACTGGTCCTggaccagagaggcagaggacaggGGCCGTGGGTGCCGGGCACACAGAGCTGGCCGGGGACGGCCAGGAACGCACTGCCCGGCCTCCTCCGTCCCCTGCGGTTCACCTGCACCAGAAACTGCTCGTCGGTGAGGGTGAGGATGTAGGAGATGGTGGCCGTCTCGTAGTCCAGGCAGAGGCgggagagcagcaggagcaggGCGGGTGGCGTGGCCCCGCCCTTCTCCCCTGGGCTGTCGCAGAAGCCCTGAGCCGTCTGGCACATGGAGCGGATGAAGCCCACGATGAGGCCCTCGCGGACCCCCTGGCTGCAGAACtcgccctgggggtggggggcagaggcacagctggtcccctcttccaggcaggccACACGGGCTTCCTCCCACCTACCAAGTGGCCCAGAGTGGGTCCCCCGCTTCGGGGCAGGGCCGGAGCCGACAgtggggaccctgccaccctgTACCCGGCGCAGCTGCAGGGACCCTCAGAGCTCCACCCCCCCGAACCTGTGCGCACAGCCGCAGTGCCCGGGGCCGGGACTGTGCGCGTCCCCGGTCCCCCGAGCACCGGGAAAGGGCACTGGGGGGCCAACCAGCAGGAGCAGCACCCGGACACGGAGAGGCAGCCGTACCCGGAAGTAGGGCTTGTTGGAGAAGGACACCTCCTTGGCGGTGAAGAGGTGCACGGCCGCCAGCGAGGCCTTGATGTGACTCAGGATGGAGCTGGCCACGCTGGCCAGCAGCtcggccaggccaggcccctccTTCCCAGCGAGGCGCGGCGCGGCCAGCGCCTGGCGCACGTCGGTCAGGCAGCCCAGGAAGGCGGCGCgcaggccctgcaggtggtggcccaggcGCTCCCGGGCCACTCTCTCCACGATCTCAGTGGCCGCCTCGGCGAGCCCAGCGGCGGCCAGCAGGGCCCCAGGCGCCCGCAGGCGCCGGTGGAAGCGATCCAGCGCCCGCACCAGCAGCGAGTTGTCACCGCCACCCTGCTCCTGCGCCAGGCGCCGCTCCACCAGCGCGAAGTAGCGGCCGCCCAGCTCCCGGGCGAAGGCGGCCAGCCTCTCGGCGCCCGCCGGGCCCTGCGCTGCGAACAGCTCCTGGTAGGCCGCCGCCACCTGGCAGAGGCCGCCCACGAAGCCGCTGCCGCCGCGGTCGGTGAACTCCAGCACGTcgggggcgggcggggagggCCCCAGCTCCGCCTCCAGGCTGCGCAGCTCCGCCTCCAGCCGCCCCCGCGCGTGCTCCAGGAACTCCTCGCACAGCTCCTCCGCCGGCtcgcccagggccagcagcagctcCACGCACTCCGCCTGCTCCGGGGCGCCCGAGCCGCCCTCCCTgcggggaggcagagggcagccaGCGGTGAGGCAAGGCCGGGCCACAGGCAGCCCGAGGCCGGGAGCCGGTGCCAGGGGCGTTCGGGGCCCCACCTGAAGCGCTGGCGCAGCTGCTGGGCCAGCTGGGCCGTGATGACCTGGCAGTCGTCCTGGATGGCGCGGAAGGAGGGCAGGTGCTGGTACTG from Oryctolagus cuniculus chromosome 1, mOryCun1.1, whole genome shotgun sequence includes these protein-coding regions:
- the VPS51 gene encoding vacuolar protein sorting-associated protein 51 homolog gives rise to the protein MGALGSVQPQGLPKRRRGLPQRAPLETGAAGPEANRAPTPQRGGGPAAPALRSTPVHRVPTSTAAPPSRPTNPSPQGRPERLPAGQVSRNSRLAGPRAAGGRFNGRTASFPRALYGCRKWFFLPVCFPAASPWAAVEAMAAAAAGPGPGDSPEGPEAEAPERRRKAHGMLKLYYGLSEGEAAGRPPGPDPLDPTDLNGAHFDPEVYLDKLRRECPLAQLMDSETDMVRQIRALDSDMQTLVYENYNKFISATDTIRKMKNDFRKMEDEMDRLATNMAVITDFSARISATLQDRHERITKLAGVHALLRKLQFLFELPSRLTKCVELGAYGQAVRYQGRARAVLRQYQHLPSFRAIQDDCQVITAQLAQQLRQRFREGGSGAPEQAECVELLLALGEPAEELCEEFLEHARGRLEAELRSLEAELGPSPPAPDVLEFTDRGGSGFVGGLCQVAAAYQELFAAQGPAGAERLAAFARELGGRYFALVERRLAQEQGGGDNSLLVRALDRFHRRLRAPGALLAAAGLAEAATEIVERVARERLGHHLQGLRAAFLGCLTDVRQALAAPRLAGKEGPGLAELLASVASSILSHIKASLAAVHLFTAKEVSFSNKPYFRGEFCSQGVREGLIVGFIRSMCQTAQGFCDSPGEKGGATPPALLLLLSRLCLDYETATISYILTLTDEQFLVQDQSPVTPVSTLCAEARETARRLLTHYVKVQGLVISQMLRKSVETRDWLSTLEPRNVRAVMKRVVEDTTAIDVQVGLLYEEGVRKAQSSDSSKRTFSVYSSSRQQGRYAPSYTPSAPMDTNLLSNIQKLFSERIDVFSPVEFNKVSVLTGIIKISLKTLLECVRLRTFGRFGLQQVQVDCHFLQLYLWRFVADEELVHLLLDEVVASAALRCPDPVPMEPSVVEVICERG
- the ZNHIT2 gene encoding zinc finger HIT domain-containing protein 2 produces the protein MEPAGPCGFCPVGETRAARYTCPRCNAPYCSLRCYRAHGPCAEDFYRDQVLGELRGRSASPSRLASALRRLREQRETEDEPEVAGLSPGPAPGGLSGLWERLAPAEKAAFERLLSRGEAGRLLPPWRPWWWGRGDGPRLVEAVGDAAEPEPDLEPEPARPPAVPARIPALASLSRSPASPLVRFQLPNVLFAYAHALALYHGGGDDALLPDFCATLLGVSGALGAQRVFASSEEALQAAAHVLEAGEHPPGPLGTRGAMREAGRILLGRGPADPKGYTLAALGHLARTLGRARKQTAAGEDRDRLYRARKKCQYLLAWANENEAALGPLAVDCARAHGAHAAAAEEVAALAGELERLWGGPVPPAPPAPGALIEELPG
- the TM7SF2 gene encoding delta(14)-sterol reductase TM7SF2, with translation MAPQSSQAPLEFGGPLGAAVLLLLLPATMIHLLLVARSGPARLLGPPPYLPGLEALWSPRALLLLLGWLGLQAALYLLPARQVAEGQELKDKSRLRYPINGFQALVLTALLVVLGLAAGLPLRALPDMLLPLAFAATLTAFVFSLLLYLKAQAAPASALAPGGKSGNPIYDFFLGRELNPRIYSFDFKYFCELRPGLIGWVLINLALLLQEAELRGSPSLAMWLVNGFQLLYVADALWNEEAVLTTMDITHDGFGFMLAFGDLAWVPFTYSLQAQFLLHHPQPLGLPMASAICLLNAVGYYIFRGANSQKNTFRKNPSDPRVADLETIPTATGRRLLVSGWWGMVRHPNYLGDLLMALAWSLPCGLSHLLPYFYIIYFTALLVHREARDERQCLQKYGRAWLEYCRRVPHRIVPYVY